The following are from one region of the Quercus robur chromosome 1, dhQueRobu3.1, whole genome shotgun sequence genome:
- the LOC126732483 gene encoding exocyst complex component EXO70H1-like has product MPSKGMRNVFFKSTSPSPSRTAMIPPASPSRTFSESLMDENIEIAESLITKWDSTNVSSFANVTSLFHADPHEAKQYLNSVRDLQAAMQHLVTENSSSEKIVAAQNLMQLAMKRLEKEFYQILSVNRANLDPESVSVRSSRSSAARSSTSDFDESDESEEDEFRFGTELDDSLSDVERVSMIAMADLKAIADCMISSGYGRECVKIYKIIRKSIVDESLYHLGVERQISLSHLQKMDWEMVELKIKTWLNAVKVAVKTVFYGERILCDHVFSSSDSIRESCFSEISKEAALILFGFPETVAKCKKTPEKMFRTLDLYEAISDLLPEIQSIFSYESTSTVRSQAINSLIKLGDAVRTMLMDFETAIQKDPAKATVPGGGVHPLTRYVMNYISLLADYSGALADIVADWPLNLQTPLPESYFGSPSELDDSPVSVRFAWLVLVLLCKLDGKAELYKDVALSYLFLANNLQYVVAKVRSSSLKLFLGDDWVNKHELKVKQYASNYERMGWSKVISSLPEDPTAEISPDQARDCYKKFGAAFEEAYKKQSSWVVPDPKLRDEIKVSVERKLSAAYGNFYEKNRGGSGSFVKFAPDDLGNYLSDLFYGNGSTGSVSSHLRGRRGH; this is encoded by the coding sequence ATGCCAAGTAAAGGAATGAGGAACGTGTTTTTCAAATCAACTTCACCTTCACCTTCAAGAACAGCGATGATTCCTCCAGCTTCACCTAGCCGCACTTTCTCTGAGTCTCTAATGGACGAGAACATTGAGATTGCTGAGTCTCTTATTACCAAATGGGACTCTACAAACGTTTCTTCCTTTGCAAACGTCACCTCGCTTTTCCACGCCGATCCTCACGAGGCTAAACAGTATTTGAACTCTGTTAGAGACTTACAGGCCGCTATGCAGCACTTGGTTACCGAGAACTCGAGCTCTGAAAAGATTGTCGCGGCTCAGAATTTGATGCAACTTGCTATGAAGAGGTTGGAGAAGGAGTTCTATCAGATTTTGTCTGTCAATAGGGCTAACTTGGACCCTGAATCGGTTTCGGTTCGCTCGTCGAGATCTTCGGCGGCGAGGTCGAGCACTTCGGATTTTGACGAAAGCGATGAGTCGGAGGAGGACGAGTTCCGATTCGGGACTGAGTTGGATGACTCGCTCTCCGATGTGGAGAGAGTTTCGATGATCGCGATGGCGGATTTAAAAGCCATTGCGGATTGTATGATATCGTCTGGTTATGGAAGAGAGTGCGTCAAGATTTACAAGATAATTCGGAAATCGATTGTCGATGAGTCGCTGTATCATCTTGGTGTTGAGAGGCAGATTAGTCTTTCACACTTGCAAAAGATGGATTGGGAAATGGTGGAGTTGAAAATCAAAACCTGGTTGAACGCAGTGAAGGTCGCCGTGAAAACAGTCTTTTACGGCGAGAGAATTCTCTGCGACCACGTTTTCTCATCCTCAGATTCTATCAGAGAGTCTTGCTTCTCTGAGATTTCCAAAGAGGCCGCACTAATCCTGTTTGGATTCCCGGAAACCGTGGCAAAGTGCAAGAAAACCCCCGAGAAAATGTTTCGCACCCTGGACCTATACGAAGCAATATCAGACCTCTTGCCTGAAATCCAATCCATCTTCTCGTACGAATCAACCTCCACCGTCCGATCACAGGCCATTAATTCCTTGATCAAACTCGGCGATGCGGTGCGTACAATGTTAATGGATTTCGAAACCGCCATTCAAAAAGACCCGGCGAAAGCTACAGTCCCAGGCGGTGGGGTCCACCCCTTGACACGTTACGTGATGAACTATATCTCTCTCCTCGCCGATTACAGTGGCGCACTCGCCGATATAGTCGCCGACTGGCCTTTAAATCTACAAACTCCGTTACCTGAATCATATTTTGGTAGCCCAAGCGAGCTCGATGATAGCCCAGTTTCCGTACGATTTGCGTGGCTAGTCTTGGTTTTACTCTGCAAACTCGACGGCAAAGCTGAGCTATACAAAGACGTGGCACTCTCGTACTTGTTCTTAGCCAATAATCTCCAATACGTCGTCGCTAAGGTCCGCAGTTCGAGTTTGAAGCTTTTTCTTGGTGATGATTGGGTGAATAAGCATGAGTTGAAGGTGAAACAGTACGCTTCGAATTACGAGAGAATGGGATGGAGCAAAGTAATATCTTCGTTGCCGGAAGATCCAACGGCTGAGATTTCGCCGGACCAAGCCAGGGACTGTTATAAGAAATTCGGGGCGGCGTTTGAAGAGGCTTATAAGAAACAGAGTTCGTGGGTCGTGCCCGACCCGAAACTGAGAGACGAGATTAAAGTTTCGGTGGAGAGAAAGCTTAGTGCGGCGTACGGGAATTTCTATGAGAAGAATCGGGGCGGGTCGGGGTCATTTGTCAAATTTGCCCCTGATGATTTGGGGAATTACTTGTCGGATTTGTTCTATGGGAATGGGAGTACAGGGAGTGTTTCGTCACATTTGCGTGGCAGACGTGGAcattga